A section of the Fibrobacter sp. UWH6 genome encodes:
- a CDS encoding family 43 glycosylhydrolase — MKRFTGSVVGMLVLNAAFSSALAADWYAKDNLQPGHDPSMIRLDDGYALMSTNNHLQLWTSEDAYTWKDNGRTMQVVPSWLTQYAPGMEDVWAPDIYKFDDEYRVYYCGSEFGKRNSAIGYTASKSMIPGTAGYGWTDKGHVFHTKEGTDKYNAIDSDIIKTSQGEYWMAFGSFGLGIQLIKIDGKTGYQASDDMTVYNIARRTSTASGGAEEGPALIEHNGQFFLFTAWDKCCQQGNNIEQTTYKTAYGRADKVTGPYKDRAGYNMATGGGTILLERYGRYVGPGGGEPFQDINRVRFVHHYYDNAGDKYNHIHIRDVVFTDDNWAEMGQPFLGRYLSAEVEHGALTRGVSGDLVITSSKTASNGEYLAYINTEGTVIRLPMNIPQAGEYLLRYRYANGGTGDATHGVSVNGKELIVKLPPTGSWGTFPENSVVMIPATLKRGGNFIEVRPVPNDFFSELDRIDFLRVIRDTIPGNGFDNGIRIRLDENDQLAIRDGGYAIFENVVTDSITSTAVRMQVKNGSGKLSLHAGAKDGKVISECDLSKTVKAENGWSEVECSSLGGESKLSGVQDFYLTASGQSGEVVIGNIIFKAASVEASSSSDETVESSDSGCESDEDCGTGIRVSEIAGARFSVSRMEGVYSVRLNDSNINNVYLLNSMGQIVGVRNVRGSMVGADVRFENLPKGNFIVRVK; from the coding sequence ATGAAACGTTTTACCGGTTCTGTGGTGGGAATGCTGGTGTTAAACGCCGCATTTAGTTCTGCTTTGGCTGCCGATTGGTATGCCAAGGATAACTTGCAGCCTGGGCATGACCCAAGCATGATTCGCCTGGATGATGGCTATGCTCTCATGAGTACCAATAACCATCTGCAGCTCTGGACTTCCGAAGACGCCTACACTTGGAAGGATAACGGTCGTACCATGCAGGTTGTGCCGTCCTGGCTTACTCAGTACGCCCCCGGCATGGAAGACGTCTGGGCTCCGGATATTTACAAGTTTGATGACGAATACCGTGTTTATTACTGCGGTTCTGAATTTGGTAAGCGTAACTCCGCCATCGGTTATACCGCTTCCAAGTCCATGATTCCAGGTACGGCTGGCTACGGCTGGACCGACAAGGGTCATGTGTTCCACACCAAGGAAGGTACTGACAAGTATAACGCCATTGACTCCGATATTATCAAGACTAGCCAGGGTGAATACTGGATGGCCTTCGGTTCTTTTGGCTTGGGCATTCAGCTGATCAAGATTGATGGCAAGACTGGCTACCAGGCTTCCGATGACATGACTGTCTATAACATTGCCCGTCGTACAAGTACTGCCAGTGGTGGCGCTGAAGAAGGCCCGGCCCTGATTGAACATAATGGCCAGTTCTTCCTGTTTACTGCATGGGATAAGTGCTGCCAGCAGGGTAACAACATTGAGCAGACCACTTACAAAACCGCCTATGGCCGCGCAGATAAAGTGACCGGTCCTTACAAGGATAGGGCTGGTTACAACATGGCGACTGGCGGTGGCACTATCTTGCTGGAACGTTATGGTCGCTATGTGGGCCCCGGTGGTGGCGAACCGTTCCAGGATATTAACCGCGTCCGTTTTGTCCATCACTACTATGATAATGCCGGCGACAAGTACAATCACATCCATATTCGCGATGTCGTTTTCACGGATGACAACTGGGCCGAAATGGGCCAGCCTTTCTTGGGGCGTTATTTGAGTGCCGAAGTGGAACATGGTGCTTTGACTCGCGGTGTTAGCGGCGATTTGGTGATTACCTCTAGCAAGACTGCGTCTAACGGTGAATACTTGGCTTATATCAATACCGAGGGTACTGTAATTCGTTTGCCTATGAATATTCCCCAGGCGGGTGAATATTTGCTGCGCTACCGTTATGCCAATGGCGGTACGGGTGATGCTACCCACGGGGTTTCTGTCAATGGAAAAGAGCTGATTGTGAAATTGCCGCCTACGGGTTCCTGGGGGACCTTCCCCGAAAATTCTGTGGTCATGATTCCTGCTACACTTAAGCGTGGTGGTAACTTTATTGAAGTTCGCCCCGTTCCCAATGATTTCTTCTCTGAACTGGACCGCATCGATTTCTTGCGCGTGATCCGTGATACGATTCCGGGTAACGGCTTTGATAATGGTATCCGTATTCGTCTTGATGAAAATGATCAGCTAGCTATCAGGGATGGGGGCTATGCCATTTTCGAGAACGTGGTGACGGATTCCATTACAAGTACCGCGGTTCGCATGCAGGTTAAGAATGGTTCTGGCAAGCTCTCCCTGCACGCTGGAGCCAAGGACGGTAAGGTAATTTCTGAATGCGACTTGAGTAAGACCGTAAAGGCCGAAAACGGCTGGAGCGAGGTTGAGTGTTCCTCGCTGGGTGGCGAGTCCAAGTTGTCTGGGGTTCAGGATTTTTACCTTACCGCTAGCGGCCAGTCCGGAGAAGTTGTTATTGGCAATATCATCTTTAAGGCTGCAAGCGTGGAAGCTTCTTCCTCAAGTGATGAAACTGTAGAATCTAGCGACTCCGGTTGCGAATCTGACGAGGATTGCGGTACGGGTATTCGCGTAAGCGAAATTGCAGGTGCTCGCTTCTCTGTTTCCCGCATGGAAGGTGTCTATAGTGTTCGCCTGAATGACTCTAACATCAATAACGTTTACCTGTTGAATTCCATGGGTCAAATTGTGGGCGTGCGCAATGTTCGTGGCTCTATGGTGGGTGCAGATGTCCGCTTTGAAAATCTGCCCAAGGGCAATTTCATTGTTCGCGTGAAGTAA
- the thiS gene encoding sulfur carrier protein ThiS yields the protein MIKVNGIDIEADGTVFAGKTVAEYLSTTNFDCKRIAVEKNGDIVPKAKYGETLLAEGDSLEVVSFVGGG from the coding sequence ATGATTAAAGTAAATGGTATTGACATCGAAGCAGACGGAACCGTTTTTGCTGGCAAGACCGTCGCGGAATACCTTTCCACCACAAATTTTGACTGCAAGCGCATCGCTGTTGAAAAGAATGGCGATATTGTACCTAAGGCCAAGTATGGCGAAACTCTCCTTGCAGAAGGGGATTCTCTGGAAGTTGTCAGTTTTGTGGGAGGGGGCTAG
- a CDS encoding cellulase family glycosylhydrolase: MNIFRFGIALALSLATTTMAATPNRIGPVTQYGQLQADKNASNQGRIYGSCKDYNKQSGNAVKVRGMSLYWSLLKDATDKYYTEQAIDAMVSEMNIEVIRFAMGTASDWGNKGYDSDPYTQESLLKTVVEAAIKNDIYVIIDWHSHTAHTETQLAKKFFKKMAQTYGGYNNVIFEIYNEPAKTCHTATGADDECEKSNEFVTWSTVKSYAEEVIPVIREYSDNLIVVGTPSWSADLSGAAQSPLTGYSNIAYTFHYYGSTHTVSNQGNSAANAIKRGLSVFVTEWGVCEASGNGSINNEENTKWQNWMNTYELSAANWSASQVNEACAAFTQDDQGKGSLMNETYYTTSGSMVKGYLSSNPTSYSECESGYEVPEYIPDTPTIPQDAEDGSDIIDDLEDGDNFPYTPGEWIAYTDNTSKDDDGNSPNSTIGNSSKTVKGQIAYDITFPNLNESNYVAGLQDIKLVKGDYMYDPYVTLALNLNKDDGYDLSSCTAIKYEYKGAAHNFKAVMAGDFDGKLTEYNNHHTKVNASGTWTTAVIDWGDLYQDVGWGKEAELDKTNIGRFSWEVKDKTYNYLFVDNIRCNGTKIERPASSASTDDISSSSGEILLPPTSASSGDINSSSDDVPLPPTSASTGDINSSSDDVPLPPTSASSGDINSSSDDVPLPPTSASSASQQTESSSSTDECSDCETTTIAKAQAARAGYTISRQDNTLCIYSPNGSAFKVEMFDIMGNTVMKTRATGSISLQLNNMLSGTYLVRISGKSGASTIKVNVK, from the coding sequence ATGAACATCTTCCGTTTTGGAATAGCCCTGGCATTGAGTCTAGCCACCACCACAATGGCCGCCACTCCCAACCGCATCGGCCCCGTCACCCAATACGGTCAGCTGCAGGCAGATAAGAATGCCAGTAACCAGGGCCGAATCTATGGATCCTGCAAAGATTACAACAAGCAAAGCGGAAACGCAGTAAAGGTCAGGGGTATGAGCCTTTACTGGAGCCTACTCAAGGACGCCACCGACAAATATTATACAGAACAGGCTATCGACGCCATGGTCAGCGAAATGAACATTGAAGTCATCCGTTTCGCCATGGGCACCGCCAGCGACTGGGGCAACAAAGGCTACGACTCCGACCCTTACACCCAGGAAAGCCTCCTCAAGACCGTAGTGGAAGCTGCCATCAAGAACGACATCTACGTCATCATCGACTGGCATTCCCATACGGCCCACACCGAAACCCAGCTGGCCAAAAAGTTCTTCAAGAAAATGGCCCAGACCTACGGCGGCTACAACAACGTCATTTTTGAAATCTATAACGAACCCGCCAAGACCTGCCATACCGCCACCGGCGCAGACGATGAATGCGAAAAAAGCAATGAATTCGTCACTTGGTCAACGGTCAAGTCCTACGCCGAAGAAGTCATTCCCGTCATCCGCGAATATTCCGACAACTTGATCGTAGTCGGTACGCCCTCCTGGTCCGCAGACCTTAGCGGCGCAGCCCAAAGCCCCCTTACCGGCTACAGCAACATCGCCTACACCTTCCACTATTACGGTTCCACCCACACCGTAAGCAACCAAGGCAATAGCGCTGCAAACGCCATCAAGAGAGGCCTTTCCGTATTCGTAACCGAATGGGGCGTATGCGAAGCCTCCGGCAACGGCTCCATCAATAATGAAGAAAATACCAAATGGCAAAATTGGATGAACACATACGAGTTGTCCGCCGCCAACTGGTCCGCCTCCCAGGTCAACGAAGCCTGCGCCGCATTCACTCAAGACGATCAGGGCAAAGGCTCCCTGATGAACGAAACCTACTACACAACCTCCGGTTCCATGGTAAAGGGCTACCTCTCCAGCAACCCCACCTCCTACAGCGAATGTGAGAGCGGATACGAAGTCCCCGAATACATTCCTGACACCCCCACCATTCCCCAGGACGCCGAAGACGGCAGCGACATCATTGACGATCTGGAAGATGGCGACAACTTCCCCTACACCCCCGGCGAATGGATTGCCTACACCGACAACACCTCTAAGGACGACGACGGAAACAGCCCCAACTCCACCATAGGAAACTCCTCCAAAACGGTCAAGGGACAGATCGCCTACGACATCACGTTCCCTAACCTAAACGAATCCAATTATGTAGCAGGACTCCAGGATATCAAGCTGGTAAAGGGCGACTATATGTACGATCCCTACGTTACCTTGGCACTAAACCTGAATAAGGACGACGGCTACGACCTAAGCAGTTGCACCGCCATCAAGTACGAATACAAGGGAGCCGCCCACAATTTCAAGGCCGTCATGGCCGGAGACTTTGACGGAAAACTCACAGAATACAATAATCACCATACAAAAGTTAACGCCAGCGGCACCTGGACAACAGCCGTCATCGACTGGGGCGACCTTTACCAGGATGTAGGCTGGGGCAAAGAGGCCGAGCTGGACAAAACCAACATCGGACGATTCTCCTGGGAAGTCAAGGACAAAACCTACAACTACCTATTCGTAGACAACATCCGTTGCAACGGCACAAAAATCGAAAGACCCGCCTCCAGCGCATCTACCGATGACATCAGTTCCAGTTCTGGCGAAATTTTGCTCCCGCCCACCAGCGCATCCTCCGGAGACATCAACTCCAGCTCTGACGACGTTCCACTCCCGCCCACCAGCGCAAGCACCGGAGACATCAACTCCAGCTCTGACGACGTTCCGCTCCCGCCCACCAGCGCATCCTCCGGAGACATCAACTCCAGCTCTGACGACGTTCCGCTCCCGCCCACCAGCGCAAGCTCTGCAAGCCAGCAGACTGAAAGCAGCTCCTCAACGGACGAATGCTCCGACTGCGAAACAACAACCATCGCTAAGGCCCAAGCAGCCCGTGCAGGCTACACCATCAGCCGCCAGGACAACACCCTCTGCATCTACAGCCCCAACGGCAGTGCCTTCAAGGTTGAAATGTTTGACATCATGGGCAACACGGTTATGAAAACCCGCGCCACAGGCAGCATCAGCCTCCAGCTGAACAATATGCTTAGCGGTACCTACCTAGTCCGCATCAGCGGCAAGAGCGGGGCGTCCACAATCAAGGTGAACGTAAAGTAA
- a CDS encoding thiazole synthase → MENDKLVLGGHEFNSRFILGSGKYSLKLIEAAVQYAGAEIITCAVRRANTKEHENILDYIPKSATLLPNTSGARNADEAVRIARLARELGCGDFVKIEIMRDSKYLLPDNYETIKATEILAKEGFVVLPYMHADLNVARDLVNAGAAAVMPLAAPIGSNRGLSAKDFIQILIDEIELPIIVDAGIGKPSQACEAMEMGAAAVMANTALATAGDLPRMAAAFKSAIEAGRNAYLSGMGRVLVRGAAASDPLTGFLRD, encoded by the coding sequence ATGGAAAACGATAAACTTGTTCTTGGCGGTCATGAGTTCAACTCCCGCTTTATTCTCGGTTCTGGTAAGTACTCCCTGAAGCTGATTGAGGCTGCGGTGCAGTACGCCGGTGCAGAAATCATTACCTGCGCCGTTCGCCGTGCCAATACCAAGGAACACGAAAACATCCTGGATTACATTCCCAAGAGTGCAACCCTTCTGCCCAATACTTCTGGCGCCCGCAACGCCGACGAAGCAGTCCGTATAGCACGCCTTGCCCGCGAACTGGGCTGCGGCGATTTCGTGAAGATCGAAATCATGCGCGACTCCAAGTACCTGCTGCCGGACAACTACGAAACCATCAAGGCTACTGAAATTCTTGCCAAGGAAGGCTTTGTGGTGCTGCCTTACATGCACGCCGACTTGAACGTGGCACGCGACCTGGTGAATGCCGGTGCTGCCGCAGTGATGCCTCTGGCCGCTCCCATTGGTTCCAATCGCGGTCTTTCCGCCAAGGATTTCATCCAGATTCTCATCGACGAAATTGAACTTCCCATTATCGTAGATGCTGGTATCGGTAAGCCATCCCAGGCTTGTGAAGCCATGGAAATGGGTGCCGCCGCCGTCATGGCGAACACTGCTCTTGCTACCGCCGGTGACTTGCCTCGCATGGCCGCCGCTTTCAAGTCCGCCATCGAAGCTGGCCGTAACGCCT
- a CDS encoding glycoside hydrolase family 43 protein, whose translation MAAVFGFGLAQAANPLTTDFYSADAAALVYNDSLFIFAGHDEQGPEGANNKFFLMNDWHVMVTDDMENYHDYGAVLSYKTFKWADASAFAGHCEYRNGKFYWYVAVHHASIKQDEGFAIGVAVADHPSGPWKDAIGSALITDLTENDVKLNIDPAIFYDGDDIWLYWGSWSAGRRVKLKENMIELASKPEDIGIKDFFEAPWMHKFRGNYYFSYASGYPSTTNYSMAPTINGPWTQKGVINAKEDNSETNHQAIFKYMGHWYFMHHGANSPGGWTYRRSVNIDYLYYDRDGNIQKIVRTAGVDKVNNALVKDGGYRLTVSHSNLALQDDGDMVVQQTADETADNQLWVIAQGKTKRHYTLQNYGTKKYYCPSATLLDTVRTSATPCEIRIENASEKKGYFLFANYDDDYLGDILNISKDPGVPLITWVRTGTDNQKIQFKAAELPKDPESSSSDVVPNSSSSVILSGSEESSNCENSSDENCKTGLRLKVEKPSMNYDMSAGIVRLENDSHWTIFTLNGNVVQCGFGSRIALKSMPKGSYLVRVGRETLKIVTH comes from the coding sequence ATGGCCGCTGTGTTTGGGTTTGGCCTTGCACAGGCTGCTAATCCTTTGACTACGGATTTTTATTCTGCAGACGCTGCGGCACTTGTCTACAACGATAGCTTGTTTATTTTTGCTGGCCACGACGAACAGGGCCCTGAAGGAGCCAACAATAAGTTCTTCTTGATGAACGATTGGCATGTGATGGTCACCGATGATATGGAAAATTATCACGATTACGGTGCCGTTCTCAGTTACAAGACTTTCAAGTGGGCTGATGCCAGTGCCTTCGCAGGCCATTGCGAATATCGTAACGGAAAGTTCTACTGGTATGTGGCGGTTCATCATGCATCCATTAAACAGGATGAAGGATTTGCCATTGGTGTGGCCGTAGCAGATCATCCGTCTGGCCCGTGGAAAGACGCCATCGGTTCTGCCCTCATTACGGACCTTACTGAAAACGATGTTAAGTTGAATATCGACCCCGCCATCTTCTACGATGGGGACGACATCTGGCTTTATTGGGGCTCCTGGAGTGCTGGCCGTCGTGTCAAATTGAAAGAGAACATGATCGAGCTGGCAAGCAAGCCCGAAGATATTGGCATCAAGGATTTCTTTGAAGCTCCCTGGATGCACAAGTTTCGCGGAAACTACTATTTCAGTTACGCTTCCGGTTATCCGTCTACCACAAATTATTCCATGGCTCCGACCATTAACGGCCCCTGGACTCAGAAGGGCGTGATTAACGCCAAGGAAGATAATTCCGAAACTAACCACCAGGCCATTTTCAAATATATGGGCCATTGGTACTTTATGCATCACGGCGCCAATTCTCCAGGTGGCTGGACTTATCGACGTTCCGTGAACATTGATTATCTGTATTACGATCGAGATGGAAACATTCAGAAGATTGTACGTACCGCTGGTGTAGACAAAGTAAATAATGCCCTTGTAAAGGATGGCGGTTATCGTCTTACGGTAAGCCATAGCAACTTGGCTTTACAGGATGATGGGGATATGGTTGTTCAGCAGACTGCTGATGAAACTGCAGATAATCAACTTTGGGTAATCGCTCAGGGGAAAACCAAGCGTCACTACACTTTGCAGAATTATGGTACCAAGAAGTATTATTGCCCGTCTGCAACCTTGCTGGATACGGTTCGCACCAGCGCTACGCCCTGCGAAATCCGCATTGAGAATGCTTCTGAAAAGAAGGGCTACTTCCTGTTTGCCAATTACGATGATGATTATCTTGGCGACATCCTGAATATTTCCAAGGATCCTGGCGTGCCCTTGATCACCTGGGTTCGCACTGGAACTGATAATCAGAAGATTCAGTTTAAAGCTGCTGAATTGCCTAAGGATCCTGAAAGTTCTTCTTCTGACGTAGTTCCGAACTCCTCTTCCAGCGTCATTCTGAGCGGTAGCGAAGAATCCAGTAACTGTGAAAATTCCAGTGACGAAAACTGCAAAACGGGATTGCGTTTGAAGGTCGAGAAACCTTCTATGAACTACGACATGTCTGCCGGGATTGTCCGCTTGGAAAATGATTCTCATTGGACCATCTTTACCTTGAATGGCAATGTCGTCCAGTGCGGATTCGGTTCTCGGATTGCGTTGAAGAGCATGCCCAAGGGATCCTATCTTGTGCGAGTTGGACGCGAAACTTTGAAGATTGTAACTCACTAA
- the thiF gene encoding thiamine biosynthesis protein ThiF, with amino-acid sequence MPSREEMLSALVERQGAENVQKLQAATVAVCGLGGLGSNVAIALARAGVGKLILIDFDCVDVTNLHRQQYKASQVGVAKAVALPENLREIAPYIELESHQVRVTEENVMELVGTADVVVEAFDNAEAKAMLVNAVLENGKTLVAASGMAGFGDANSIQTRRVSKKFYLCGDGVSDVNDGVGLVAPRVMACAAHQAQTVVRLICGMEPK; translated from the coding sequence ATGCCCTCACGAGAGGAAATGCTCTCTGCCTTGGTGGAACGACAAGGTGCTGAGAATGTTCAGAAATTGCAGGCGGCCACGGTGGCGGTCTGTGGTCTGGGAGGCCTTGGGTCCAATGTGGCTATCGCTCTGGCTCGTGCCGGCGTAGGCAAGCTTATTCTTATTGACTTTGACTGCGTCGACGTTACCAATTTGCACCGACAGCAGTACAAGGCAAGCCAGGTTGGTGTGGCGAAGGCTGTTGCTCTGCCCGAAAACTTGCGAGAAATTGCACCGTATATTGAACTGGAATCCCATCAGGTTCGCGTCACTGAGGAAAACGTGATGGAACTGGTTGGGACGGCGGACGTCGTGGTGGAAGCCTTTGATAATGCGGAAGCCAAGGCCATGCTGGTGAACGCCGTGCTGGAAAATGGAAAGACTCTGGTGGCGGCCTCCGGAATGGCTGGCTTTGGGGATGCCAACAGCATCCAGACTCGCCGCGTATCCAAGAAGTTTTATTTGTGCGGCGATGGCGTCAGTGATGTAAATGATGGGGTAGGGCTTGTGGCTCCCCGCGTCATGGCCTGTGCTGCCCACCAGGCGCAAACCGTAGTGCGCTTGATCTGTGGAATGGAGCCAAAGTAG